In a single window of the Campylobacter iguaniorum genome:
- the mqnE gene encoding aminofutalosine synthase MqnE, which produces MMNIIDKLENGVRLGLDDGLELYEMDLFTLGKYANSIRQKYNSNKVYFNINRHINPTNLCADTCKFCAFSAHRKNDNPYTMTHEEIMQIVDNTVKNGTKEIHIVSSHNPFVTWQWYLEIFKMIKTKYPFLHVKAMTAAEIDYLKRKHGLSYEETINLMISYGVDSMPGGGAEIFAENVREKICKGKVSSENWLKIHSLWHQKGRQSNATMLFGHIESKKDRIDHILRLRDLQDESLKRQNGGGFNAFIPLVYQRDNNYLKIDGILGSAEILKTMAISRILLDNIKHIKAYWATSTLNLALVAQEFGADDLDGTIENESIQSSAGAKSKNGQNIKTFIELIQTSGFVPVERDSLYNEIKIYS; this is translated from the coding sequence ATAATGAATATAATTGATAAGCTTGAAAATGGCGTTAGATTAGGTCTTGATGATGGTTTAGAGCTTTATGAAATGGATCTTTTTACACTTGGTAAATATGCAAATTCCATAAGACAAAAATACAACTCAAATAAGGTCTATTTTAACATCAATCGCCATATAAATCCTACAAATTTATGCGCTGATACTTGTAAATTTTGTGCTTTTTCAGCTCACCGCAAAAATGATAATCCATACACAATGACCCACGAAGAAATAATGCAAATCGTAGATAACACCGTCAAAAACGGTACAAAAGAGATCCACATCGTATCTTCTCACAATCCATTTGTAACTTGGCAATGGTATCTTGAAATCTTTAAAATGATAAAAACTAAATATCCATTTTTGCATGTCAAAGCAATGACCGCAGCCGAAATCGACTATCTCAAAAGAAAACATGGATTAAGCTATGAAGAGACTATAAATTTGATGATAAGTTACGGCGTAGATAGCATGCCTGGCGGTGGTGCTGAGATATTTGCCGAAAATGTAAGAGAAAAAATCTGCAAAGGCAAAGTAAGTAGCGAAAACTGGCTAAAAATCCATTCATTGTGGCACCAAAAAGGTCGCCAAAGCAACGCTACTATGCTTTTTGGGCACATAGAAAGTAAAAAAGATAGAATAGATCATATCTTAAGGCTTAGAGATTTGCAAGATGAGAGCCTAAAAAGACAAAATGGCGGCGGATTTAACGCATTTATCCCACTTGTTTATCAAAGAGATAATAATTACTTAAAAATAGACGGGATTTTGGGCTCGGCAGAAATACTAAAAACTATGGCAATTAGCAGGATTTTGCTTGATAATATCAAACATATAAAGGCTTATTGGGCGACTTCTACTCTAAATTTAGCCCTTGTAGCCCAAGAATTTGGCGCTGATGATTTGGACGGTACGATAGAAAATGAAAGTATCCAAAGCAGCGCAGGAGCAAAAAGCAAAAACGGACAAAATATCAAGACTTTTATAGAGCTTATTCAAACAAGTGGCTTTGTGCCAGTTGAACGCGATAGCTTGTATAATGAGATAAAAATTTATAGTTAA
- a CDS encoding NCS2 family permease has product MNFFKLEENNTSVKQEFNAGLTTFLAMMYIVPVNMLIMGDAGMPKDALLTATAVITIISCIFNGFWANTPVALSVGMGLNAYFTYGLVIGMKIPWQTALGVVCLSAIIFVLLSFTNFRIWIMKNIPIDLRRAISAGIGAFICFIGLKQMGFIVDNPATLVSIGNVSDPKVFVGIIGLISIISFWALKLKGGFILSVIVTSIFAWVFGIYDAPKEFFSAPASISPIFMQLDILDALKLALIPAIITFFVTHLFDSVGTLTGVCNRANLFDEHNEEGTHKLAKNLESDAIASVAGSIVGTSTITAFAESASGVEAGGKTGLTAVFTGLLFIFTLFLLPLFSAIPANAIYPILVMVGVLMFSELGKVNYNDPAICVSTFLTVLLMPLTYSITVGLSIGFISYFIVKLVLRKWEDINSGIITLTLISLLAFLVTSAPAFFGKLIGAN; this is encoded by the coding sequence GTGAATTTTTTTAAACTAGAAGAAAATAATACTTCTGTCAAGCAAGAGTTCAATGCTGGGCTTACTACATTTCTAGCCATGATGTATATTGTGCCAGTAAATATGCTTATCATGGGAGATGCTGGAATGCCAAAAGACGCACTTCTGACAGCAACTGCGGTTATCACGATAATCTCTTGTATATTTAATGGCTTTTGGGCAAACACTCCAGTCGCACTGAGCGTTGGAATGGGGCTAAATGCTTACTTTACTTATGGACTTGTAATAGGCATGAAAATACCTTGGCAAACAGCTCTTGGCGTAGTTTGTTTGAGTGCGATTATATTTGTCTTGCTTAGCTTTACAAATTTTCGTATATGGATAATGAAAAACATCCCAATCGATCTAAGACGAGCTATAAGTGCTGGTATCGGAGCTTTTATCTGCTTTATCGGGCTTAAGCAAATGGGCTTCATCGTAGATAATCCAGCGACTTTAGTTTCTATAGGAAACGTTAGCGATCCAAAGGTTTTTGTCGGTATCATCGGGCTTATTTCTATCATATCATTTTGGGCTTTGAAGCTTAAAGGTGGATTTATACTTTCAGTTATTGTCACTTCTATCTTTGCTTGGGTTTTTGGGATTTATGACGCTCCAAAAGAGTTTTTCTCAGCTCCAGCTTCAATAAGCCCTATTTTTATGCAGCTTGACATACTAGATGCATTAAAACTAGCTCTCATTCCAGCTATCATAACATTTTTTGTAACTCACCTTTTTGACTCAGTTGGCACGCTTACAGGCGTTTGCAATAGAGCAAATTTATTTGACGAACACAATGAAGAAGGCACTCACAAACTAGCTAAAAACCTAGAAAGCGACGCCATAGCAAGCGTGGCTGGCTCTATCGTAGGAACTAGCACGATTACAGCTTTTGCTGAGAGTGCAAGCGGTGTTGAAGCTGGTGGCAAAACTGGACTAACAGCAGTATTTACTGGACTTTTATTTATATTTACGCTATTTTTGTTACCACTATTTAGCGCTATTCCAGCAAATGCCATATATCCTATTCTTGTGATGGTCGGCGTGCTTATGTTTAGCGAACTTGGCAAGGTAAATTATAATGACCCAGCAATCTGTGTTTCTACATTTTTGACAGTTTTGCTTATGCCACTTACCTACTCTATCACAGTTGGTCTAAGCATTGGTTTCATATCGTATTTTATTGTAAAACTAGTCCTTAGGAAGTGGGAAGATATAAACTCAGGTATCATAACTCTAACACTTATTAGCTTATTAGCATTTTTAGTTACATCAGCACCAGCATTTTTTGGTAAATTAATCGGTGCAAATTAA
- a CDS encoding phosphoribosyltransferase: MTYYSYSSFEKDVKVLSSKIQNDFAPEVILAVARGGLTLAHAISMKLNNRNCFCLNSIHYEDTKKLDTINIFNVPDLSKFKKVLIVDDMVDSGESIVAIKRELLSKYPNLELKIATIFYKSKALLIPDYSVKEANDWIEFFWERID, encoded by the coding sequence ATGACATATTATAGTTACTCATCATTTGAAAAAGACGTTAAAGTCTTATCTAGTAAAATCCAAAATGACTTCGCTCCAGAAGTTATCTTAGCAGTGGCAAGGGGTGGACTGACTCTAGCTCACGCTATAAGTATGAAGCTAAATAATAGAAACTGCTTTTGTCTAAACTCAATTCACTATGAAGATACAAAAAAACTTGACACTATCAATATTTTTAATGTACCAGATCTAAGTAAATTTAAAAAAGTGCTTATCGTCGATGATATGGTAGATAGCGGAGAGAGTATTGTCGCTATAAAAAGAGAGCTTTTAAGCAAATATCCAAATTTAGAGCTAAAAATCGCTACTATTTTTTACAAGTCAAAAGCACTTCTCATACCAGACTACAGCGTCAAAGAGGCTAATGACTGGATAGAGTTTTTTTGGGAAAGAATAGATTAA